The window tgcttaccatgtcttatactgggatttattctcaccggagttatccggctgttgtcttgttttgtatgtgtgcataacaacaggtggggctggatcagggtcaagatgagaaagaggctggattagatagcgtggtgattccggacttacggtagattggttttattactagaacttagtagttgaaccttaggttagttaaaagactgttgtatctttatactgaattgtagttttgtacagagatgtatattatttaaattccattaccttccgcatttacattttaaaaagaaaaatttttagaccctgtttatcagaactgataattaaatcccaaaagaagattaagaagatgattagcgtccgggtccccacaagcagactgactccgattgtagacattcgatacagacaggaccaaagtctaggaataagacgtatcatcaccccgattgggagggtaggtggcagactgtgacgtcttattcacaccgagatccctagattagatacgagtcgagttaaagagtaagagtcgaattgttttatctgtattcactaatgtgtcataattaccgaaacatgtgttatgatttattatgaaattgcatgtatacatgttttatactgggatttgttctcactggagttttcggctgttgttgtgtctgtatgtgtgcataacaacaggtggggcaggatctgggtcacgacagagatgagagatcgagatagcgtggagattacGGGCGTAGAAGAAGATTACTAGTGGTTTTTCATGATATGGGagttgtattaaacactagttagTATGATTGTATGagaacaagacatgtacttatgtttgttgaaataaaatgtaTGGATGTattgtgtatgatttatatacattagtTTATAATGATAttgttaaaagaaatttttttttatgacccacattttctagcaaagatccaattaatctaaaaaagaattgagttagagcctggGTCCCCACATAGTACCTTCAACATTTAATAGATTCAACACTGAAAGAAAATGTATCACTTCAATCGGCCAAAACATTTTGAAGAACGCTTCAAAAATTTTCAGACCAACGAAGAATGATAATAACAAATGTTCTCTATACGTTCATCGATTTTATaagcaaattttaaatattcgGTCAAAAACACGCCATTTAACATGGCGTGTTGATTGATTTCAACCGATACATCTCATCACTCTGTGATCACaaattattttgagttgttcatCACATCCCTGCACTCTGTCACcacaattataattattaaataaaaaaaattcaagtcaTAACATCCAAGATGGCGtgactaaaaaataaaaaaaggtgaataaaaaaaaacaagtccCGCCACCCAAGACAGCGGGACTtgattaagaaaaaaaaaagtccCGCCATCCGAGACGGCGGGACttgattaataaaaaaaaagtttctCAGCTTTCACGCCAATCGAATTGGCGTGATACGGTACATTGTTAAACACTTATCCCTTGCGTTATTTATTCAATTTCTTTTTTTTGACATGGTAAACGGTTAAAAATCCCCATTCTACCGCCTTACTTTTTAATGGTCCTCCTTTTGCAGAGACGGCGGGACAACGttcacaatttttttattttcaatttatttttacaaCAATTTGATAATTTATCAAAAAACTATGGTATTTTGattttagaaaaaataaaaaataccatattttgataaaataaattagtcattttaaattttagtcATATAActtattaaatttaattttaataatttaatttaaacttttTTGATCTTTTTTCGTCAGAACCATTAAACTCATTTGATATTGCTAATAAACAATATTCATTAAGTTTAGTGGCTCCAGATAAAAAAGATTAAATCCAAATTTTTAGATAAAAATCAAACTATGACAAATGTATGACTAAAATCCAAAACTAACCAATTTATCGTACTAAAATTCCAATTTCCCAATTATGAAAgtaccattttttttaaaattaaaatcattgtaaaaatatattttgttaaATCATCAATCATTGTCACtttcttaaattttttaaattacctttattatatttttaaatctagAAACATatagaataaataatatttttaatcacaatattaaaatttttgaaacaaTGATTAGATCGAAAATTCTATACATACAAATAGTTGCACGAGTGGATTGCTAGTAATTGGtacattattattaaaattacaaAGTATaactttatatttttaattagctTGAATTTTATTAAAGcgaatacttttttttttaaatattttgacaatttctctaaaaataaaattattattgcaaaaagaattttattttaaggGAGAAAAATATAATGCATAGAGAAGGAATTCTTCAAGAATAACTGATGCCTACTCAAAGGAATTCCCAAAACAAGCCAGTTACATATTCTAGGGTTTCCGGAACCGTGTAATATGCCAATTGGATTTCGACTTTGCTCTGCGGTAATCTATTCTTGTAACATTCCAAGGTTTTATCTCTTGATTAAATTCAGTGAGCTTTTGCGACTTTATGCTTTTGTTTATTTGTGGACGAAGATGGAAAACTATTTGAATGTATACCCGGAAATGTTGCGGAGCCCGGAAAAATTTCTGtttgattattgttgtagggtTTTATTTGAAATGTTGATTGTCTGGGATTTAGTTTGTGGGAGTGGGAGATTGATAACGAAGTGATAAGCTTgcgtttgttttctttgtttGAGCAATTTGATCGGTTTCCTTTTCACGTGCAGATATTGGGGATTTGAAATATTATCATCATCACAAACCTATTTAAGACCTCGTttccttgtattgttttttttattctaCGTAAAACTTGCATTTGGAGACATTCTCCAGGTTTGTAAATGTACTTTAATCTCTGTGGTAAAGTCAAGGTGATGACTTTTTCCCACTTCAAGATTTATACCTGGACATTGTATAGTCACTAATTCAGTAGTTTCGATGTTGATGATGACTGCTTTTGTATCTTCTATGATTTTGTGGCATGATTAAGATTACTAGTTTGATTTGCTGGTTGAACTAAAGCTTCTTGGAGGAATAACTTGTGGGATTTCAAGGTTTATTTGTGTTGCATTTCTCGACATACTTCATCTGCTCTGAATATGTTAACAACTTTGCATTTCTTAACAATTTGTGATATTCTTTCTGTTTTCGTTCCAGGGAGTTTCTTCAAAGGCATAAGTGAATGGCGTGCATGTCGTTGCTGATATTGAGAGTCCTATAAGCTCTAGTTTGTTGGGATATGGCCTTTGTCTGACCTCTTCAGATGCATAGTCAAGATAAGTTCAATAGTCAGGTTGGGCGGGGTACTTATCTGGCCCCTTATGCATTCCAGCAAAATACGGGTGGTGCGGCTGCTGCCCCTACTCCACTTCCGCCTCTTACTTTCCACCAGCGTCCACTTGGTTCACAAGCACAAATTATTAGACAAGCACATCCGACTTTCCCTCGTGCACCAGGCAGCCTTCCATTCCTAGGTACTCCACCTGGTGCTCCTCATCAAGGTCCAATTGCGCATGTTCTTTCTAATGCAGTGAACTCTGGCCAATCTTATTTAACTCATAATCCACCTCCACCATTGCAAGGAAGTACTGAAATCTCTCATTCCTATCCAGCTTCTGAACCACAACGTTTTCCATGGAGTCAAAGTGCTCCTCAAATTTCTCCAATGGTACCGATTCCTGCGCCTAGGTCTTACCTACTGCCTAACTTGCAAGGGTGTGCAGGCCCACCCCTTCAACCCCCATCTCATCATGCTCCACGGCCCCCTCTGCCGTCTTACTTGTCCACTTCTAGTTCCTCGATAACCAATCCATTAGTGACTTCTACTCGCCCAGGGTCTCAACATTCCTATCTACACTCTATAGGTCCCCTGCCACCTCCATCATTGCCTCagccaccacctccaccaccattgCCCCCTTCATCTCCTCCTGGAGTTCCACCCCTTCCCCCATCTTCACCACCTAATCTTTCAAGGAATGATGGAATCCATGACTTGAAGGAGGACTCACCACATGAGATTGATTCAGAATCAAAAGATCATCTTTCTCCATTGAAGCCTGCAAAGAatataaatgcaaacaatgtcgatgttatttttaattcaacTGAAATTGTCCCTGTTCCGGAAGCAACATATTCCACTTTTGCACATTCTCCCGCTGATTCTGACATGGATATGGAAGGTTAGCATTGGGTTTTTTCTTTCAATTAATATGATGCTGAGGTGTTGacatctgaattgattacttcaTTTGGATCTGTTTCTTCCGATGTTCCGTTCACCTTGAATCTGTTCCTAAAAAATTCATTTGGTTTCTTACAGTTTTTCAGTTGTACAAGTTATGCTATTGTTATAAATTGTATTTTGGTTTTTTGTTACAATTTCCGATTTACTCCATCTGCACAGTGCACATAGTCCCAAACTCCCACATCCCTGAAGAGCTCTGACTTGACTATTTTTACCTGCAAATTATAGGCTTTATGCCCTTGTTTGTTAAATAAGATATTATGATGTATTATATGTCCTTTTAGATTCTCTAAGTCTGTGATTGCATTGCTGATAGATAATGATTTCCCGATGACTGTAGTCAGTGAATTGGCATAATGTCCTGCTTGAGTCAAATTGGGGCTGCTCTTACTAAACTCATTTTGAATATCAACTATCAACCCTTTCGATGGTGAAACATTCTTTTCCGAATTTTGTCATGTTAGTTTTTTTTGGTGGTTAGAATTCTTTATTTGGCATTCTTATTGCTAATAGCTAACAATGTTATgactttttttatatttatccaCGGTTTTTGGTTAAGTTGTATTTCAAGTATAAGCTTTCAGATTTGTCAAGATGACTTATTCATTCAGGCTCTTTTTGATGATTAGTTGTTTAAACTAATTTCATTGTGTtttgttaataaaataattataattattttacctAAACATGCATAATTTTCTACTGAAGCTGTGCGTGTATTGTTAGTGATTATTTTAACATGGTGAATATTGATGTAAGTTATCAATGGTGTACTTGCTATGACTGCTAATTTTCTGTTTTTCTATGGACATCTAGATGATATAACTCAGCCTGATGTGGAGAAGAGTTTCTTATCTAGAAATCTGAATGAGGAACGCCTTTCATTACCACAAGATTATGTTCACAATGAGCATGTGAAAGTTTCACAGCATCCTGGAGGATGTAGACCGTCTGAGGTTGCTCTAGTTGGACCGTCTGAGGTTGCTCTAGTTGGAAGTTTACTTTATTCTGGATCCTCAGTGTTAGGTATTAAATTGGTTAGCCCGGCCAAACATGATTATGGCATCTTGTCCTTCTAAATATGTAGTTAGCATACATAGGATCTCTTTTTTGTTACCCACAATGTGTAAATTGTTTTTTTCAACCAAACTGAGTGTTGATTGGTAAGAAGATAATTGAGGCTGATGTTAGAAGACAGAAGTTACCAAGTTTAGACACTTTCCACTCATGAGTTTGTGTCTGCAGGCCCTGAAATCCCATCATCTAGCGATCGGCCTGTCACTGGGGATGCAATTTCTGAAATTAATGATTCAGCAAATGGAGTAAATGATATGGATGTCAATGCACAGTTATTATCGCCTTCCCAACATGCAAATATCAGCCAACTTAACCTTCCAGTAGCTTCTGCTGATACTATTGATGGGAAACTCTCCAATCAGCTTATGGGAACTGCAAGTCCTTTTAAACTGTTGCAGGGATATGTTACCGATGATAGTTCTGGAAACGATGTAAAGAGTCCTTGTGGAGATATTAGCCATTCACAATTTGATACTGAAAAGAGGGATGATTTTGTGTCGGAGCTGGAGTCCAATAAACATTTGCCTTCAAAATCCACCGTTGTATCTAATAGAAACCTAGGAAATCAGGGATCTATCAGGGTTGGAACCGATCTTGAAGATGCCGATAGTCAGAAGCCAAATATGAGAGGTAATGATGCTAAATTGAATGTAGATGAGTTTGGAAGATTAGTTAGAGAAGGTGTTAGTGACAGCGACACCAGCAATTCGCCACGATATACTCGGAGACATGAAAGGAGAGGCAGAAAACAGAGTAGAAGTCAAAGCAGAAGTCGTTCTCCACCTGATGGAAGAAGAAATCTATTTAGGAGAAAAGAGAGGCGCCACCAATCTCGCAGGTTTGAGTCAGCTTTCAGTTGATTTTTTCTGTATATGAGTACTTAAAATTATtgctgatttttttttcttttttccatcAGATTGTCTCCTAAGAGACGACGAAGTAGGAGTAGATCGCCTGTTCTAAGGCGTGGCTGTGAGTTTGATAGAGATAAACTGAGACGTGGAAAGGGTCATTTTCCTGAATGCTTTGACTTTCTTCGCGGTAAATGCTATCGTGGAGTCACTTGTCGGTTTGCACACCACGAGTCCGATAAGAGTGAGAGTTTGAGAAATAATAGGGGCCAACAACAGTATCAGGATACACCACCTACTTTAGGAAATCACAACTTGCATGCGGAGAGAATTCCTGAGAAAAAATCAGTCCTCGGGAACGAAGTAGCGAATGATAAAGAGTTGACACTTCTTGAAGAGATGCATGGGGTGAAGGaagtgaaaaataaaaaagaactgCCAGTTGATTCTTTTGCACACTTCCctgataaattaaataatgtaCAATCTGCATCCCCTTTAGTTGCTGATGTTGAGGCAAGAAATCTTTCAAGTTATTCTTCACCTGACATGGCCTTGGGTAACAAAAATTCTCGAATCCAAGAATCGCCTGCACAAATTTTATGCGAGAACCCTCAACTTGTTGACCAGAGAAGTAAACAGATTGGTGATTCTTTAACTTGTGAATCTTCACCTGTTCAAGCATCAGCAGCCTTGTCAATCTATCTTCCTTCTGATAAACTTGAGCCAGCAGAGGATCCCATTGGGAATCTGTTGCTTGGTGGAAGCCCCAAAACAAAACCCTATTCAATTGATGAGGTCCCAACCCTGTCCAGGAATTTGAATGATTCGTCTCCATCTATTGCTACAAGCCCTTTGCAGCTACCTTTTCCGTTGCCCTCAGTCTCCCAGGTTACTAGTTCCCGCTTTGGTCGAGGAATCCCCCAAAATCATAATTTGGTGTCATCTACGGCACCGTTTCTCTTGAAAAATGAGCAGAATTCTCCGTATCTGGCTCCAGTATCTTACCGACACCCTCATATTCCTGAGCCACCCAACACTTCGTCAAGCTCATTTattccaccacctccaccaagTCACACTCACTTGACTTTAAAGATAACAAGTGGGGATCGGAGCATTCTACTGGACCAATATATGCAACAGTCTTTACTGCCTCCAGGAAATGGTTCCTCGTCATATGGATCTACACAGACCGATCCTTCTGAATTACGTACTCAATCTCAAACTTGTCAGTATCAAGCATACCCTTCATCTCGAGACCCTGATCAAATACCCCATAAAGCAGATCATAAGAGACCAAGCACTTCGTATGCGAGCAATCTAATCAGTCAGCAAGTTGAACGCCACATATCGGGAGAAGATTCTGCACATTCAGTACCGGACATGACTTTTTTACATTCTGTTTCTGAATCTGGACCTAAATCATTTCCAATGTATTCACCACCAAGGGGAACAAATCCTTTTCTTGTTGGAAGTCTGCCTTCAAGCAGTAATCCTTCTGGTAGCTTACCATACTCGCGACAGAAATACTATGGCATGAATTCAACGTCGAGGATTGCTCCAGATTTTCTTGAGAGGAATCATCACGACTTTGTGGGACCTAGAATTTCAAATAATTTCAATCCTTGTGCATCCGCTTTTGATCATCCACCAATCACCCGATTTGGTACAAATGCTTTGATCAAGGAAAATGGCAGGTCGTTTAATAATAAACATGATCCTCCGCTTGGTTTGAGCTCTGACCATGTTTATGGGCGCAAGTTTGGAAGTGTGAACTTGCCAAGTATGGATTCCTCATCAACTTCTGCTCAGTTAGCTGAGGGATTTTTGTCGAGGTCAGTTGGTAAGAAATATGATCCCCTATTAGACAGCATAGAGCCAGCTTCGAATTCATTTGGAATAGCTGATCAGCAGAAAAATGGAACCACCGGTGATTCTTATGATATTCATAGATTCAAACAGGAAGAAGGTGCAGTTGTATCAGCCTATTATTCCCATGAAATTGAAGAATTTGGAGAGACAGCAGATGCAGAGGTGGTTGCTGTTGTGAATGGAAGCCCAGGAAATCCACACGTTACAGCTGAAGTGAATGCAGGAAAAAAGAAGAATAATCTAGTTAAGGGATCTGGAAAACATAAGAAGGGAAAGGATTCCAGATCAACAAAACTTTTTAAGGTATCTATTGCTAGTTTTGTGAAGGAGGTTTTAAAACCGTCTTGGCGGCAAGGTAACATGAGCAAGGAGGCATTTAAGACCATTGTCAAGAAAACAGTTGATAAGGTATCTAGTGCTATGAAGAGTCACAAAATACCAAAATCTCAGGAAAAAATTATCCACTACATTGATTCATCACGAGGAAAATTGACCAAGCTTATCATGGTATGCCTTTTTTGGAAACTAAGATTTGATTTTCTAGCTTTAGTTTGTCTGTTTGCTGTTAAGTCTTCAATTTTAATGTTTCCATAATGTCATTGCAAAGCGTCAATGATGTATTGTTCTTTATGTGTCTACTTAAAGAATATACTTGTTATGGAGACTGATTGTATGTTTTCTATGATAATATCATTTATTGTTCGTGATGACACAGATAAATCACACTAACTATCCTTATAGGAAAGTTTCCCCTCTTGTTTAATTAGAGTCATTCAATTTTTAAATGCTCAATTTTTATGGTACTTTCTTGCAGGGGTATGTTGACAAGTATGTCAAGACATAAAACCTGACTTGTGATGGATCCATTGGCGAAGACTGGAAACTGATGGCAGTCTTGCACAAGCCCTCACGTTTGATTTGTGATTTGGAATTGGGTGGTTTAAAACGAATATGGTTTTTGACAGTGCCTTCGAAAGAGATACTTCAGCTTCTAGTGCTAAATTATCCGAGGAAGATGAATAATAGTCAAGCATTTTAGAGCCATACTTCGTACCAGTAATATATCAATGTAAATTTTATAAAAGTTACGAGGTATTTTAACTCGAAAGACTCGAATGTAATGAATTATTTTCTAGGCTGCTTTTTTCCTTGTTGGGTCATACATGATTTTCGTATCATGTATGGTGCTGATGAATATTTTTGGGTATGCAGTTCCGTATGGAGTTctattgcatgattttattttctcaaatattgcatgattttattttctcATGTATTGCATGATTTTCTTTGCTCAAAATGTTCCCCTTACAATCTACAATTGCCAATAATTTTTCCCTCATGTATCTGGTTTGAAGTATAAAGGTCTGCAAAATTTACATCTAGACATAATTGCACAGCAAAGATTTGGAATCCGTTGCCGAGGATCTCAGGTGATACTTTGTTAAGTAATTTTTGAATAAGGAAATATTCTTGGTGTAGAGGATCTGAAGCAATCATACCTTTTCTATTCCTCTTTAAAATTTAGTTAATTCGTAAATATTACTATTAGGGCTTTAGAATTTCATATACCACAAATTTTATTTCGTGTTTCTTGGTCATGCATGCGATTGTCTCAACTACAAGTACTCCATTTCTTTTTTGAGCTGCTTTCACTTGAAATCTGGTACCATGATTTCTTTGGTTACCTGGCTTCTGCCAGGTATCTGACAAAGACTTTAATGTCAATGCATAGTAGAAAATGTGTCTAATGCTAATTTGTTTATCGAATGTAGAATTTGAATAATTGCCTTTTGAGGGGCTGAAGACTTGCTTCTATCCTTATGTTGGAGGCCACATTTACAAGGATTCCCATGATATTGATTCAGCACCTGAATATGGCTCGATCAGAGGTACATTCATCGTTTTTCTTATGTAGAACCAAGCCTTCAGCGTTAAGTATATCGACTGTTTGTGAATTAAACCGCAGTTTCATCACAATGGCTTGTTAATTTTCTCATGGTTTCAGATGCTTTATTTCTTAGCTTGTTCACTTGTTTCCATCTTTTCCAGA is drawn from Primulina eburnea isolate SZY01 chromosome 10, ASM2296580v1, whole genome shotgun sequence and contains these coding sequences:
- the LOC140803303 gene encoding uncharacterized protein gives rise to the protein MHSQDKFNSQVGRGTYLAPYAFQQNTGGAAAAPTPLPPLTFHQRPLGSQAQIIRQAHPTFPRAPGSLPFLGTPPGAPHQGPIAHVLSNAVNSGQSYLTHNPPPPLQGSTEISHSYPASEPQRFPWSQSAPQISPMVPIPAPRSYLLPNLQGCAGPPLQPPSHHAPRPPLPSYLSTSSSSITNPLVTSTRPGSQHSYLHSIGPLPPPSLPQPPPPPPLPPSSPPGVPPLPPSSPPNLSRNDGIHDLKEDSPHEIDSESKDHLSPLKPAKNINANNVDVIFNSTEIVPVPEATYSTFAHSPADSDMDMEDDITQPDVEKSFLSRNLNEERLSLPQDYVHNEHVKVSQHPGGCRPSEVALVGPSEVALVGSLLYSGSSVLGPEIPSSSDRPVTGDAISEINDSANGVNDMDVNAQLLSPSQHANISQLNLPVASADTIDGKLSNQLMGTASPFKLLQGYVTDDSSGNDVKSPCGDISHSQFDTEKRDDFVSELESNKHLPSKSTVVSNRNLGNQGSIRVGTDLEDADSQKPNMRGNDAKLNVDEFGRLVREGVSDSDTSNSPRYTRRHERRGRKQSRSQSRSRSPPDGRRNLFRRKERRHQSRRLSPKRRRSRSRSPVLRRGCEFDRDKLRRGKGHFPECFDFLRGKCYRGVTCRFAHHESDKSESLRNNRGQQQYQDTPPTLGNHNLHAERIPEKKSVLGNEVANDKELTLLEEMHGVKEVKNKKELPVDSFAHFPDKLNNVQSASPLVADVEARNLSSYSSPDMALGNKNSRIQESPAQILCENPQLVDQRSKQIGDSLTCESSPVQASAALSIYLPSDKLEPAEDPIGNLLLGGSPKTKPYSIDEVPTLSRNLNDSSPSIATSPLQLPFPLPSVSQVTSSRFGRGIPQNHNLVSSTAPFLLKNEQNSPYLAPVSYRHPHIPEPPNTSSSSFIPPPPPSHTHLTLKITSGDRSILLDQYMQQSLLPPGNGSSSYGSTQTDPSELRTQSQTCQYQAYPSSRDPDQIPHKADHKRPSTSYASNLISQQVERHISGEDSAHSVPDMTFLHSVSESGPKSFPMYSPPRGTNPFLVGSLPSSSNPSGSLPYSRQKYYGMNSTSRIAPDFLERNHHDFVGPRISNNFNPCASAFDHPPITRFGTNALIKENGRSFNNKHDPPLGLSSDHVYGRKFGSVNLPSMDSSSTSAQLAEGFLSRSVGKKYDPLLDSIEPASNSFGIADQQKNGTTGDSYDIHRFKQEEGAVVSAYYSHEIEEFGETADAEVVAVVNGSPGNPHVTAEVNAGKKKNNLVKGSGKHKKGKDSRSTKLFKVSIASFVKEVLKPSWRQGNMSKEAFKTIVKKTVDKVSSAMKSHKIPKSQEKIIHYIDSSRGKLTKLIMGYVDKYVKT